Proteins from a genomic interval of Oncorhynchus mykiss isolate Arlee chromosome 21, USDA_OmykA_1.1, whole genome shotgun sequence:
- the LOC110500484 gene encoding zinc fingers and homeoboxes protein 1 isoform X3 — MVSIGPADSSKGGTGIMSPKSQGRAGTASPYNLAPAPFGLNQNHVVCLPLVSEHLKLLWACSDQTQELDGVTYLIEAFNVFPYPTLGETASLAQSCSLHLDQVRVWFMVQRLRYGISWDAEEICMARCKMCGPNQAKDKKEKEEKVLPPLSKEDDGRNRIEHSPVSTSNQLSSLSFESSSPVPRKSRKHHLVVAPNNSNLQHPSPPLPLCLVAPPTTTGQTLEAPDKPQSHCQDFHSELWRSFSRNTNPPKEELQRLQALTRLHMKYIRKWFCNRRFLLHHRVKADPGSEENGQSQPNDLLSSQTQLIQRLTQPPPPTDSRVRPSPAKKRVCQVDDVDFLSRSRNGNPDHGNPANNTHQIRSNLKVKEKEKEPADVQKKKTGAADKEKTARAGAKRWTKNVKKELKEERKAVGITKFIDDDGEEQVLKMGPWPKNKTIAQLELLRHFFLTCQWPTKGDYTQLQQQTGLSRKALTQWFGDTRYYVKKGMERWMSGEEHQKVLAQIRGKQMQQQRDWLMTEETGPSGSSSGSFAYRDS, encoded by the exons ATGGTATCTATTG GCCCCGCTGACAGCAGCAAGGGGGGCACAGGGATCATGTCCCCCAAAAGTCAGGGGAGGGCAGGCACAGCATCCCCCTACAATCTGGCTCCGGCTCCCTTCGGCCTCAACCAGAACCACGTGGTGTGTCTGCCTCTGGTCTCCGAGCACCTGAAGCTCCTGTGGGCGTGCTCAGACCAGACCCAGGAACTGGACGGCGTGACTTATCTCATAGAGGCCTTCAACGTGTTCCCATACCCGACCCTGGGGGAGACGGCATCGCTCGCCCAGAGCTGCTCTCTGCATCTGGACCAG GTCAGAGTGTGGTTCATGGTCCAGCGGCTCCGCTATGGGATCAGCTGGGATGCAGAAGAGATCTGTATGGCACGGTGCAAGATGTGCGGACCAAACCAGGCGAAGGAcaaaaaagagaaagaggagaaggtaTTGCCTCCCCTCAGTAAGGAGGATGATGGGAGAAACAGGATCGAACATTCACCTGTCTCCACCTCCAATCAGCTTAGCAGCCTGTCCTTCGAGTCCTCCTCACCCGTTCCTCGAAAAAGCCGTAAACACCACCTTGTTGTTGCACCCAATAACTCCAATCTGCAACAcccttctcctccactccctctgtgCTTAGTGGCGCCCCCCACAACCACAGGGCAAACCCTCGAAGCCCCCGACAAACCCCAGAGCCACTGTCAGGATTTTCACTCAGAGCTGTGGCGGAGCTTCAGCCGTAACACAAATCCTCCGAAGGAGGAGCTCCAGCGTCTGCAGGCCCTCACCAGGCTCCACATGAAGTACATCCGCAAGTGGTTCTGCAACCGGCGTTTCTTGCTCCACCACCGCGTCAAGGCCGACCCAGGGTCTGAAGAGAACGGCCAGTCACAGCCCAACGACCTCCTGTCGTCACAGACACAGCTTATTCAGCGTCTGACACAACCACCACCGCCAACTGACAGCAGGGTCAGACCATCACCAGCGAAGAAAAGGGTCTGTCAAGTAGATGATGTCGACTTCCTAAGCAGGAGCCGCAATGGTAACCCTGACCATGGCAACCCAGCTAACAACACCCACCAGATTAGGTCAAACTTGAAGGTgaaggaaaaagagaaagaaCCAGCGGACGTACAGAAGAAGAAGACGGGAGCAGCAGACAAAGAGAAAACGGCCAGAGCTGGAGCTAAGAGATGGACAAAGAACGTCAAGAAGGAACTGAAGGAGGAGCGGAAAGCGGTGGGGATCACCAAATTCATCGATGACGACGGAGAAGAACAAGTTCTCAAAATGGGCCCGTGGCCGAAGAACAAGACAATAGCCCAGCTGGAGCTCCTGAGACACTTCTTCCTCACCTGCCAGTGGCCCACCAAAGGGGACTACACGCAGCTGCAGCAGCAGACAGGCCTCTCGCGGAAGGCTCTCACCCAGTGGTTCGGAGACACCCGCTACTACGTTAAGAAGGGCATGGAACGCTGGATGAGTGGGGAAGAGCACCAGAAGGTCCTGGCGCAGATTAGGGGGAAGCAGATGCAACAGCAGAGGGACTGGTTGATGACTGAGGAAACCGGTCCATCAGGGTCCTCCTCCGGGTCTTTTGCGTACCGTGACTCATAG
- the LOC110500484 gene encoding zinc fingers and homeoboxes protein 1 isoform X2 yields the protein MTRTKRTAELDKHPDPAAAAKLTEKSPADSSKGGTGIMSPKSQGRAGTASPYNLAPAPFGLNQNHVVCLPLVSEHLKLLWACSDQTQELDGVTYLIEAFNVFPYPTLGETASLAQSCSLHLDQVRVWFMVQRLRYGISWDAEEICMARCKMCGPNQAKDKKEKEEKVLPPLSKEDDGRNRIEHSPVSTSNQLSSLSFESSSPVPRKSRKHHLVVAPNNSNLQHPSPPLPLCLVAPPTTTGQTLEAPDKPQSHCQDFHSELWRSFSRNTNPPKEELQRLQALTRLHMKYIRKWFCNRRFLLHHRVKADPGSEENGQSQPNDLLSSQTQLIQRLTQPPPPTDSRVRPSPAKKRVCQVDDVDFLSRSRNGNPDHGNPANNTHQIRSNLKVKEKEKEPADVQKKKTGAADKEKTARAGAKRWTKNVKKELKEERKAVGITKFIDDDGEEQVLKMGPWPKNKTIAQLELLRHFFLTCQWPTKGDYTQLQQQTGLSRKALTQWFGDTRYYVKKGMERWMSGEEHQKVLAQIRGKQMQQQRDWLMTEETGPSGSSSGSFAYRDS from the exons ATGACCAGAACAAAGCGGACAGCAGAGCTGGACAAGCATCCAGATCCAGCTGCTGCTGCTAAGCTCACAGAGAAGA GCCCCGCTGACAGCAGCAAGGGGGGCACAGGGATCATGTCCCCCAAAAGTCAGGGGAGGGCAGGCACAGCATCCCCCTACAATCTGGCTCCGGCTCCCTTCGGCCTCAACCAGAACCACGTGGTGTGTCTGCCTCTGGTCTCCGAGCACCTGAAGCTCCTGTGGGCGTGCTCAGACCAGACCCAGGAACTGGACGGCGTGACTTATCTCATAGAGGCCTTCAACGTGTTCCCATACCCGACCCTGGGGGAGACGGCATCGCTCGCCCAGAGCTGCTCTCTGCATCTGGACCAG GTCAGAGTGTGGTTCATGGTCCAGCGGCTCCGCTATGGGATCAGCTGGGATGCAGAAGAGATCTGTATGGCACGGTGCAAGATGTGCGGACCAAACCAGGCGAAGGAcaaaaaagagaaagaggagaaggtaTTGCCTCCCCTCAGTAAGGAGGATGATGGGAGAAACAGGATCGAACATTCACCTGTCTCCACCTCCAATCAGCTTAGCAGCCTGTCCTTCGAGTCCTCCTCACCCGTTCCTCGAAAAAGCCGTAAACACCACCTTGTTGTTGCACCCAATAACTCCAATCTGCAACAcccttctcctccactccctctgtgCTTAGTGGCGCCCCCCACAACCACAGGGCAAACCCTCGAAGCCCCCGACAAACCCCAGAGCCACTGTCAGGATTTTCACTCAGAGCTGTGGCGGAGCTTCAGCCGTAACACAAATCCTCCGAAGGAGGAGCTCCAGCGTCTGCAGGCCCTCACCAGGCTCCACATGAAGTACATCCGCAAGTGGTTCTGCAACCGGCGTTTCTTGCTCCACCACCGCGTCAAGGCCGACCCAGGGTCTGAAGAGAACGGCCAGTCACAGCCCAACGACCTCCTGTCGTCACAGACACAGCTTATTCAGCGTCTGACACAACCACCACCGCCAACTGACAGCAGGGTCAGACCATCACCAGCGAAGAAAAGGGTCTGTCAAGTAGATGATGTCGACTTCCTAAGCAGGAGCCGCAATGGTAACCCTGACCATGGCAACCCAGCTAACAACACCCACCAGATTAGGTCAAACTTGAAGGTgaaggaaaaagagaaagaaCCAGCGGACGTACAGAAGAAGAAGACGGGAGCAGCAGACAAAGAGAAAACGGCCAGAGCTGGAGCTAAGAGATGGACAAAGAACGTCAAGAAGGAACTGAAGGAGGAGCGGAAAGCGGTGGGGATCACCAAATTCATCGATGACGACGGAGAAGAACAAGTTCTCAAAATGGGCCCGTGGCCGAAGAACAAGACAATAGCCCAGCTGGAGCTCCTGAGACACTTCTTCCTCACCTGCCAGTGGCCCACCAAAGGGGACTACACGCAGCTGCAGCAGCAGACAGGCCTCTCGCGGAAGGCTCTCACCCAGTGGTTCGGAGACACCCGCTACTACGTTAAGAAGGGCATGGAACGCTGGATGAGTGGGGAAGAGCACCAGAAGGTCCTGGCGCAGATTAGGGGGAAGCAGATGCAACAGCAGAGGGACTGGTTGATGACTGAGGAAACCGGTCCATCAGGGTCCTCCTCCGGGTCTTTTGCGTACCGTGACTCATAG
- the LOC110500484 gene encoding zinc fingers and homeoboxes protein 1 isoform X1 — MTRTKRTAELDKHPDPAAAAKLTEKSELAPALTSATPIPQPRYPASIPNQTPFPPVGPADSSKGGTGIMSPKSQGRAGTASPYNLAPAPFGLNQNHVVCLPLVSEHLKLLWACSDQTQELDGVTYLIEAFNVFPYPTLGETASLAQSCSLHLDQVRVWFMVQRLRYGISWDAEEICMARCKMCGPNQAKDKKEKEEKVLPPLSKEDDGRNRIEHSPVSTSNQLSSLSFESSSPVPRKSRKHHLVVAPNNSNLQHPSPPLPLCLVAPPTTTGQTLEAPDKPQSHCQDFHSELWRSFSRNTNPPKEELQRLQALTRLHMKYIRKWFCNRRFLLHHRVKADPGSEENGQSQPNDLLSSQTQLIQRLTQPPPPTDSRVRPSPAKKRVCQVDDVDFLSRSRNGNPDHGNPANNTHQIRSNLKVKEKEKEPADVQKKKTGAADKEKTARAGAKRWTKNVKKELKEERKAVGITKFIDDDGEEQVLKMGPWPKNKTIAQLELLRHFFLTCQWPTKGDYTQLQQQTGLSRKALTQWFGDTRYYVKKGMERWMSGEEHQKVLAQIRGKQMQQQRDWLMTEETGPSGSSSGSFAYRDS, encoded by the exons ATGACCAGAACAAAGCGGACAGCAGAGCTGGACAAGCATCCAGATCCAGCTGCTGCTGCTAAGCTCACAGAGAAGAGTGAGTTAGCTCCAGCCCTAACATCAGCTACCCCTATACCACAACCACGGTACCCAGCCTCCATCCCTAACCAAACTCCCTTCCCTCCTGTAGGCCCCGCTGACAGCAGCAAGGGGGGCACAGGGATCATGTCCCCCAAAAGTCAGGGGAGGGCAGGCACAGCATCCCCCTACAATCTGGCTCCGGCTCCCTTCGGCCTCAACCAGAACCACGTGGTGTGTCTGCCTCTGGTCTCCGAGCACCTGAAGCTCCTGTGGGCGTGCTCAGACCAGACCCAGGAACTGGACGGCGTGACTTATCTCATAGAGGCCTTCAACGTGTTCCCATACCCGACCCTGGGGGAGACGGCATCGCTCGCCCAGAGCTGCTCTCTGCATCTGGACCAG GTCAGAGTGTGGTTCATGGTCCAGCGGCTCCGCTATGGGATCAGCTGGGATGCAGAAGAGATCTGTATGGCACGGTGCAAGATGTGCGGACCAAACCAGGCGAAGGAcaaaaaagagaaagaggagaaggtaTTGCCTCCCCTCAGTAAGGAGGATGATGGGAGAAACAGGATCGAACATTCACCTGTCTCCACCTCCAATCAGCTTAGCAGCCTGTCCTTCGAGTCCTCCTCACCCGTTCCTCGAAAAAGCCGTAAACACCACCTTGTTGTTGCACCCAATAACTCCAATCTGCAACAcccttctcctccactccctctgtgCTTAGTGGCGCCCCCCACAACCACAGGGCAAACCCTCGAAGCCCCCGACAAACCCCAGAGCCACTGTCAGGATTTTCACTCAGAGCTGTGGCGGAGCTTCAGCCGTAACACAAATCCTCCGAAGGAGGAGCTCCAGCGTCTGCAGGCCCTCACCAGGCTCCACATGAAGTACATCCGCAAGTGGTTCTGCAACCGGCGTTTCTTGCTCCACCACCGCGTCAAGGCCGACCCAGGGTCTGAAGAGAACGGCCAGTCACAGCCCAACGACCTCCTGTCGTCACAGACACAGCTTATTCAGCGTCTGACACAACCACCACCGCCAACTGACAGCAGGGTCAGACCATCACCAGCGAAGAAAAGGGTCTGTCAAGTAGATGATGTCGACTTCCTAAGCAGGAGCCGCAATGGTAACCCTGACCATGGCAACCCAGCTAACAACACCCACCAGATTAGGTCAAACTTGAAGGTgaaggaaaaagagaaagaaCCAGCGGACGTACAGAAGAAGAAGACGGGAGCAGCAGACAAAGAGAAAACGGCCAGAGCTGGAGCTAAGAGATGGACAAAGAACGTCAAGAAGGAACTGAAGGAGGAGCGGAAAGCGGTGGGGATCACCAAATTCATCGATGACGACGGAGAAGAACAAGTTCTCAAAATGGGCCCGTGGCCGAAGAACAAGACAATAGCCCAGCTGGAGCTCCTGAGACACTTCTTCCTCACCTGCCAGTGGCCCACCAAAGGGGACTACACGCAGCTGCAGCAGCAGACAGGCCTCTCGCGGAAGGCTCTCACCCAGTGGTTCGGAGACACCCGCTACTACGTTAAGAAGGGCATGGAACGCTGGATGAGTGGGGAAGAGCACCAGAAGGTCCTGGCGCAGATTAGGGGGAAGCAGATGCAACAGCAGAGGGACTGGTTGATGACTGAGGAAACCGGTCCATCAGGGTCCTCCTCCGGGTCTTTTGCGTACCGTGACTCATAG
- the LOC110500486 gene encoding cell death activator CIDE-B isoform X2, translating to METTSSLIKSVTRRVWSSAPAHQRPFRVCSHDRGTRKGITAGTLEELRERVCQAKMLCLSSLAVVLVCEEDGTVVDSEDLLMSLPDNTVLMALEPGQTWKTPPGTTLSKAQDPNQPRTGKDIARVTFDLYRQNPKDVFGSLNVKGTFSGRYSISADFKYLGPKKVLREALRVASTLLQAAGHMLITSANLIKRLIEGAEFWQPQRAEVAEY from the exons ATGGAGACGACCTCATCACTAATAAA GTCTGTGACCAGGCGGGTGTGGTCGTCGGCCCCTGCCCATCAGAGACCATTCAGGGTGTGTTCACATGACAGGGGCACCAGGAAGGGCATCACAGCAGGAACCCtggaggagctgagagagagg GTGTGCCAGGCCAAGATGCTGTGTTTGTCCAGTCTGGCTGTGGTGCTGGTGTGTGAGGAGGATGGGACAGTGGTGGACTCTGAAGACTTACTGATGTCTTTGCCAGACAACACAGTCCTCATGGCCCTGGAACCTGGACAGACATGGAAAACTCCTCCG GGTACAACGCTCTCTAAAGCCCAAGACCCCAACCAGCCGCGGACAGGAAAAGATATAGCCCGCGTGACCTTTGACCTGTACCGGCAGAACCCCAAGGATGTGTTTGGCTCCCTGAATGTGAAGGGTACCTTCTCAGGCCGGTACTCCATCAGCGCCGACTTCAAATATCTGGGGCCCAAGAAAGTCCTcag agAGGCCCTCCGCGTGGCCTCCACTCTCCTCCAGGCAGCAGGTCACATGTTGATCACCTCAGCTAATCTGATCAAGCGGCTCATCGAGGGAGCAGAGTTCTGGCAGCCCCAGAGGGCGGAGGTTGCAGAGTACTGA
- the LOC110500486 gene encoding cell death activator CIDE-B isoform X1, which produces MELNAMAQYDIWSMLSSLSRTHTERQLCPMRLYLIHRHRSLTAKSIQKKLVSQTRRNREATALTQQQEEKHKKREEDKKWDMETTSSLIKSVTRRVWSSAPAHQRPFRVCSHDRGTRKGITAGTLEELRERVCQAKMLCLSSLAVVLVCEEDGTVVDSEDLLMSLPDNTVLMALEPGQTWKTPPGTTLSKAQDPNQPRTGKDIARVTFDLYRQNPKDVFGSLNVKGTFSGRYSISADFKYLGPKKVLREALRVASTLLQAAGHMLITSANLIKRLIEGAEFWQPQRAEVAEY; this is translated from the exons ATGGAATTGAATGCCATGGCACAGTATGATATATGGTCAATGTTATCATCTCTCTCACgcacccacacagagagacaacttTGCCCTATGCGTCTGTATCTGATTCATCGTCATAGGTCACTCACGGCAAAGTCCATCCAAAAGAAATTGGTGAGTCAGACACGCAGAAATCGAGAGGCCACAGCACTGACACAACAACAGGAGGAAAAACataaaaagagagaggaagataaaAAGTGGGATATGGAGACGACCTCATCACTAATAAA GTCTGTGACCAGGCGGGTGTGGTCGTCGGCCCCTGCCCATCAGAGACCATTCAGGGTGTGTTCACATGACAGGGGCACCAGGAAGGGCATCACAGCAGGAACCCtggaggagctgagagagagg GTGTGCCAGGCCAAGATGCTGTGTTTGTCCAGTCTGGCTGTGGTGCTGGTGTGTGAGGAGGATGGGACAGTGGTGGACTCTGAAGACTTACTGATGTCTTTGCCAGACAACACAGTCCTCATGGCCCTGGAACCTGGACAGACATGGAAAACTCCTCCG GGTACAACGCTCTCTAAAGCCCAAGACCCCAACCAGCCGCGGACAGGAAAAGATATAGCCCGCGTGACCTTTGACCTGTACCGGCAGAACCCCAAGGATGTGTTTGGCTCCCTGAATGTGAAGGGTACCTTCTCAGGCCGGTACTCCATCAGCGCCGACTTCAAATATCTGGGGCCCAAGAAAGTCCTcag agAGGCCCTCCGCGTGGCCTCCACTCTCCTCCAGGCAGCAGGTCACATGTTGATCACCTCAGCTAATCTGATCAAGCGGCTCATCGAGGGAGCAGAGTTCTGGCAGCCCCAGAGGGCGGAGGTTGCAGAGTACTGA
- the LOC110500486 gene encoding uncharacterized protein LOC110500486 isoform X3, with protein MELNAMAQYDIWSMLSSLSRTHTERQLCPMRLYLIHRHRSLTAKSIQKKLVSQTRRNREATALTQQQEEKHKKREEDKKWDMETTSSLIKSVTRRVWSSAPAHQRPFRVCSHDRGTRKGITAGTLEELRERVCQAKMLCLSSLAVVLVCEEDGTVVDSEDLLMSLPDNTVLMALEPGQTWKTPPRGPPRGLHSPPGSRSHVDHLS; from the exons ATGGAATTGAATGCCATGGCACAGTATGATATATGGTCAATGTTATCATCTCTCTCACgcacccacacagagagacaacttTGCCCTATGCGTCTGTATCTGATTCATCGTCATAGGTCACTCACGGCAAAGTCCATCCAAAAGAAATTGGTGAGTCAGACACGCAGAAATCGAGAGGCCACAGCACTGACACAACAACAGGAGGAAAAACataaaaagagagaggaagataaaAAGTGGGATATGGAGACGACCTCATCACTAATAAA GTCTGTGACCAGGCGGGTGTGGTCGTCGGCCCCTGCCCATCAGAGACCATTCAGGGTGTGTTCACATGACAGGGGCACCAGGAAGGGCATCACAGCAGGAACCCtggaggagctgagagagagg GTGTGCCAGGCCAAGATGCTGTGTTTGTCCAGTCTGGCTGTGGTGCTGGTGTGTGAGGAGGATGGGACAGTGGTGGACTCTGAAGACTTACTGATGTCTTTGCCAGACAACACAGTCCTCATGGCCCTGGAACCTGGACAGACATGGAAAACTCCTCCG agAGGCCCTCCGCGTGGCCTCCACTCTCCTCCAGGCAGCAGGTCACATGTTGATCACCTCAGCTAA